The genome window AGCAACAGGTGAAGAGGATGTGAGTGTAGCCGATAATCCAGTCCCGTTACCTGAAATGGTTCCTGAAACTGCTGGTACTGCAGTACAAAGATTGTAAATATAAGGAGTATTAATATTATATGCGTTGGCACAAAATAAGTTTGCCGCACATTCTGTATCTACAATGCATCTTTCTCCTGCCGCTTTCCCGCCACTACCACCGGAAGAACCTAAAGCTAATAAAGGGATTAGTGCAGTTGATTGGTCTTCTTTTTTTTCTGTTCCACAATTGAATGTAGAGCTGAAAGTTAATAATAACCAGATGATTGGAATGGTTTTAAATTTTAAATTTCTCATTTAACCCTTTGTTAGTTTATAATCTGCTAACGCATATTTATTGGTAATTAATCCCTGTCTTCTTTTTTTTAAAAAGCCAATCGAAAATAAATTGATTAATATCGGTAAATTCCCTACATTCTACGATTATGAAAAAACTTCCTATTTTGGTATTTCTCCTTTTCTTTCTAACAGGTCAGGTCTTTGCCCAAAACTTAACTTCCAGGAACCCAGTTGTTTTCCCATCTGAACCGACATCGTTAGAAGAATTCAAATCCCTTCAAACATCGGTTGCCACCACACCCGAAGGGGGAGCGGCCCTCCTTGTCCTTGCGATTTCTCTTTATGGGAAAAACCAAGAACTTGGAACGAAAGCTGTGACTCTTTCCGTTCTTTCTAAAAATAGACAAAAGTCTACGAAACCAACAGCAGTGGATGGAATGGAATTAGGGAATGGTGATAAATATCTTCTTGGTCAATTGGATAAATACAAAATGTTATCCAATGGTTATTGGAAAGGAGCAGAACCATCCAATGGATACACAGCAAGTTTGCCATTCACT of Leptospira mtsangambouensis contains these proteins:
- a CDS encoding DUF6935 domain-containing protein, with protein sequence MKKLPILVFLLFFLTGQVFAQNLTSRNPVVFPSEPTSLEEFKSLQTSVATTPEGGAALLVLAISLYGKNQELGTKAVTLSVLSKNRQKSTKPTAVDGMELGNGDKYLLGQLDKYKMLSNGYWKGAEPSNGYTASLPFTVDTYTNPYSGEESSGKIKLFVATRGASSFRPVTMEKDSDGLWRAKEMSSLFVGMMPAK